A single window of Archangium gephyra DNA harbors:
- a CDS encoding Ig-like domain-containing protein, which produces MRLEASPRQLLSGRDTRITLTVSAPGLPPDVRLACSAGRVLPARRSAPDTLQAAFVPPRTDTLAPILCAAVSPSSGAHGTVVLEVQRRQVLPLSGLPPLGRVEVRIGDTLYGPVRANATGQAEVPVLLSPGVAQATVSTTAPGQPARQWPLSLPVSSRPTVLLLAEESSLEADGERGLRVWAFGIDSRGEPLESVPTFSRTGGTFEAGRIAPGVHLGTLVPLSRATPGEAVLTAQAGSGEPSTLRVELRAGVKPTLALEVETLEGGASGAFVHVSVHDARGRAMAGEPVRLQSTLGELGPVQDQGDGTYLARYRAPPGGGEERFVAWIDGVPPVSVSATFLPIPRLTLALSGVERNGRELPADGLSRVSLRISARDAKGLLAPDGTVLLLSTTLGRLPSSVTTREGRATVELESVRRTGEALVEVRWEDQSVSTTVRLVPGEPARLRVRTEKDEVLCDGRDSTQVHLLVEDLYGNPLDSVPITLRAAGTQAEHGRFERVASLGSGEFVTRYHAPVRCEGGVATVLAAAREARGDARLTLASRMPRGLALRLGAQSNLGRLVQPSLELEGDVRPYALGEKLAASASVQVAWGSFSLRGESAAHEPFDLNAQAFTTTVSVGARWLERLTGPLSGYAGAGLDGHLVHIDWRLSLDPGRQRQVSPAFGGHVRLGLVYPLGPGELVLQGRYGLARLPEGGTFQGPIGGLSTSLGYRFAL; this is translated from the coding sequence TTGCGACTGGAGGCCTCGCCGCGCCAGCTGCTCTCCGGACGCGACACCCGAATCACCCTCACCGTCTCCGCTCCCGGGCTGCCTCCGGACGTGCGCCTCGCGTGCAGCGCGGGCCGGGTCCTCCCCGCGCGGCGCTCCGCCCCGGACACGCTGCAGGCCGCCTTCGTCCCCCCGCGCACGGACACGCTCGCGCCCATCCTCTGCGCCGCCGTGTCGCCGTCCTCGGGGGCCCATGGCACGGTGGTGCTCGAGGTGCAGCGCCGCCAGGTGTTGCCCCTCTCCGGGCTGCCGCCCCTGGGCCGGGTGGAGGTCCGCATCGGGGACACGCTCTACGGGCCCGTGCGCGCCAACGCCACCGGCCAGGCCGAGGTGCCCGTCCTGCTCTCGCCTGGCGTCGCGCAGGCCACCGTCTCCACCACCGCGCCCGGCCAGCCCGCGCGGCAATGGCCCCTGTCGCTGCCCGTGTCGTCCAGGCCCACGGTGCTCCTGCTCGCCGAGGAGTCCTCGCTGGAGGCCGATGGCGAGCGGGGCCTGCGTGTGTGGGCCTTCGGCATCGACAGCCGGGGTGAGCCACTGGAGAGCGTGCCCACCTTCTCGCGGACGGGCGGCACCTTCGAGGCCGGGCGCATCGCCCCGGGCGTCCACCTGGGCACGCTGGTGCCCCTGTCCCGGGCCACACCGGGCGAAGCGGTGCTCACGGCCCAGGCGGGCAGTGGCGAGCCCTCCACGCTCCGGGTGGAGCTGCGGGCGGGAGTGAAACCCACCCTCGCCCTCGAGGTCGAGACGCTGGAGGGGGGGGCCTCGGGCGCGTTCGTGCATGTGTCCGTCCACGACGCGCGGGGGCGTGCGATGGCCGGAGAGCCCGTGCGCCTCCAGTCCACGCTCGGCGAGCTGGGGCCGGTGCAGGACCAGGGAGATGGCACCTACCTGGCGCGCTACCGTGCACCGCCCGGCGGAGGCGAGGAGCGGTTCGTGGCGTGGATCGACGGCGTGCCACCGGTTTCGGTGAGCGCGACGTTCCTTCCCATCCCCCGGCTCACCCTGGCGCTCAGCGGAGTGGAGCGGAACGGGCGCGAGCTGCCGGCGGATGGCCTCTCGCGGGTGAGCCTGCGGATCTCCGCCCGCGACGCGAAGGGGTTGCTGGCGCCGGACGGAACGGTGCTGTTGTTGTCCACCACGCTCGGCCGGCTCCCCAGCTCCGTGACGACACGCGAGGGCCGCGCCACCGTCGAGTTGGAGTCGGTCCGTCGGACTGGCGAGGCGCTCGTCGAGGTGCGGTGGGAGGACCAGAGCGTCAGCACCACCGTGCGGCTCGTCCCTGGAGAGCCCGCCCGGCTGCGCGTGCGCACCGAGAAGGACGAGGTGCTGTGCGACGGGAGGGACAGCACGCAGGTGCACCTGCTCGTCGAGGACCTGTACGGCAACCCGCTGGACAGCGTGCCCATCACCCTGCGCGCGGCGGGCACCCAGGCCGAGCACGGGCGCTTCGAGCGCGTGGCGTCGCTGGGCAGTGGGGAGTTCGTCACCCGCTACCATGCTCCCGTGCGGTGCGAAGGCGGCGTGGCCACCGTGCTCGCCGCCGCGCGAGAGGCCCGAGGGGATGCCCGCCTCACCCTGGCCTCGCGCATGCCCCGGGGCCTGGCCCTGCGGCTCGGCGCGCAGAGCAACCTGGGCCGGCTGGTGCAACCCTCGTTGGAGCTGGAGGGAGACGTGCGCCCCTACGCGCTCGGGGAGAAGCTGGCCGCCAGTGCCTCCGTGCAGGTGGCGTGGGGAAGCTTCTCGCTGCGAGGCGAGAGCGCGGCGCACGAGCCCTTCGACCTGAACGCCCAGGCCTTCACCACCACCGTGTCCGTGGGAGCGCGCTGGCTCGAGCGCCTCACCGGCCCCCTGTCTGGCTACGCCGGTGCCGGGCTTGACGGGCACCTCGTCCACATCGACTGGCGCCTGAGCCTGGATCCGGGCAGGCAGCGCCAGGTGTCCCCCGCGTTCGGCGGCCACGTGCGGCTCGGGTTGGTGTACCCGCTCGGTCCCGGGGAGCTGGTGCTGCAGGGGCGTTACGGCCTCGCCCGGCTGCCCGAGGGCGGCACCTTCCAGGGCCCCATTGGTGGGCTCTCCACCTCGCTCGGCTACCGCTTCGCGCTCTGA
- a CDS encoding sensor histidine kinase: MRIRTRLLLLLIAIAAVPALAVGLLAWRDAERALSEAVAEQHRRTARAEAEHAATHVLSLATELGGALVHQEPLALGPSEAQEFLIRVFLRRDRIAQVGLFDARGELTASVFVDDPEAFARQEPQFGRHDTVAAREVEDFQRRSAGLLSQVSEDRAYAVSAPYLTAVRRRPAVVVVARAPGTRAGGLAAELGLEDLSQRLAMRGVGNERVFLLDGAGRLLLDGEPERERRQEDFSGKLTGVAGAKQTGLADYEEEGRAWLAAFSPVPELGWVAVVARPREAALAPLHALARSTFGVLGLTLVGVLALAPLLARALARPIARLAEGARELARGNLAHRISLKRRDELGDLARAFNDMGQALEQAHRELLGFNEQLAAQVEERTRELQQTQVQLSRSQRLAAMGDLAAGMAHEMNNPLAAVLGNVQLMLMDLPEEDPSRRMLGTVHQQAQRIASIVRELQLLSERQQLGRLPLDLHRMLQRVLESRDAELSLVGVRVDCQFHPGEVKVLGDTQALGDVFGRLLGNALNAMRDRPERNLVLSTQVVDAELVRVEMRDTGRGIAREHLERIFNPFFTTKQQWTGKGLSLAVCHRVIEDHGGTISLDSHEGVGTTVTLVLPAAPASGGLV, translated from the coding sequence ATGAGAATCCGCACCCGGCTGCTGCTGCTGCTCATCGCCATCGCCGCGGTGCCCGCCCTGGCGGTGGGCCTGCTGGCCTGGCGTGACGCGGAGCGGGCGCTCTCGGAGGCGGTGGCCGAACAGCATCGGCGCACCGCGCGGGCCGAGGCCGAGCATGCCGCCACCCATGTCCTCTCACTGGCCACGGAGTTGGGCGGTGCGCTGGTGCACCAGGAGCCGCTCGCGCTCGGCCCCTCGGAGGCACAGGAGTTCCTCATCCGCGTCTTCCTGCGGCGTGACCGCATTGCCCAGGTGGGGCTCTTCGACGCGCGGGGCGAGCTGACGGCCTCCGTCTTCGTGGATGACCCGGAGGCCTTCGCGCGGCAGGAGCCGCAGTTCGGCCGTCACGACACCGTGGCCGCCAGGGAGGTGGAGGACTTCCAACGGCGGTCGGCGGGGTTGCTGTCGCAGGTGTCCGAGGATCGCGCGTACGCCGTCTCGGCACCCTACCTCACCGCGGTGCGCCGCCGGCCGGCGGTGGTGGTGGTGGCGCGCGCGCCGGGAACGAGGGCGGGAGGGCTCGCCGCCGAACTGGGCCTGGAGGATCTCTCCCAGCGGCTGGCCATGCGAGGCGTGGGCAACGAGCGCGTCTTCCTGCTGGATGGAGCGGGCCGGCTGCTGCTGGACGGGGAACCGGAGCGCGAGCGCCGTCAGGAGGACTTCTCCGGGAAGCTGACGGGGGTGGCGGGCGCGAAGCAGACGGGGCTGGCGGACTACGAGGAGGAGGGCCGAGCGTGGCTGGCGGCCTTCAGCCCGGTGCCGGAGTTGGGGTGGGTAGCGGTGGTGGCCCGGCCGCGCGAGGCCGCACTGGCGCCGCTGCATGCCCTGGCACGGAGCACTTTCGGAGTGTTGGGCCTGACGCTGGTGGGGGTGCTGGCGCTGGCGCCACTGCTGGCGAGGGCGCTGGCACGGCCCATTGCCCGGCTGGCCGAGGGCGCGCGTGAGCTGGCCCGGGGAAACCTGGCCCACCGCATCTCGCTCAAGCGCCGGGACGAGCTGGGAGACCTGGCGCGAGCCTTCAACGACATGGGGCAGGCGCTGGAGCAGGCACACCGGGAGCTGTTGGGCTTCAACGAGCAGCTGGCGGCGCAGGTGGAGGAGCGCACGCGGGAGCTGCAACAGACCCAGGTGCAGCTCTCGAGGAGCCAGCGCCTGGCGGCCATGGGAGACCTGGCGGCGGGCATGGCGCACGAGATGAACAACCCGTTGGCCGCGGTGCTGGGCAACGTGCAGCTGATGCTGATGGATCTGCCGGAGGAGGACCCCTCGCGCCGGATGCTGGGCACGGTGCACCAGCAGGCGCAGCGCATCGCCAGCATCGTCCGCGAGCTGCAGCTGCTCTCCGAGCGCCAGCAACTGGGACGTCTGCCGCTGGACCTGCACCGGATGCTGCAGCGGGTGCTGGAGTCACGGGACGCGGAGCTGAGCCTGGTGGGAGTGCGAGTGGACTGCCAATTCCATCCAGGAGAGGTGAAGGTGCTGGGCGACACCCAGGCGTTGGGAGATGTCTTCGGCCGGTTGCTGGGCAACGCCCTCAATGCCATGAGGGACAGGCCGGAGCGCAACCTCGTCTTGAGCACCCAGGTGGTGGACGCGGAGCTGGTGCGGGTGGAGATGAGGGACACGGGCCGGGGCATTGCGCGCGAGCACCTGGAACGCATCTTCAACCCCTTCTTCACCACCAAGCAGCAGTGGACGGGGAAGGGGCTGTCATTGGCGGTCTGCCACCGCGTGATCGAGGACCATGGCGGCACCATCAGCTTGGACAGTCACGAAGGCGTGGGCACGACGGTGACACTCGTGCTGCCCGCGGCGCCCGCGTCGGGCGGCCTGGTCTGA
- a CDS encoding DUF6748 domain-containing protein has protein sequence MTFRQPLLTAALALGLLAGCSKGTTPAESPRAAESGGTPSAPMDKPATDKPATAPEPTSGGTAAAPSAERGPAVFFLRNSGVRCMTTPCPYFIATRPDRPGDEPIQVHEVDTAALGVSDEKRASILEVANGNPGLKVEGTLDTVPNAGPAGAATVLRVRRVVEGQ, from the coding sequence ATGACCTTCCGTCAGCCCCTGCTCACCGCCGCCCTCGCCCTTGGCCTGCTCGCCGGTTGCAGCAAGGGCACCACCCCTGCCGAGTCCCCTCGCGCCGCCGAGTCCGGTGGCACTCCTTCCGCGCCCATGGACAAGCCCGCCACCGACAAGCCCGCCACCGCCCCCGAGCCGACCTCGGGAGGCACCGCCGCCGCGCCCTCCGCCGAGCGGGGGCCCGCCGTCTTCTTCCTCCGCAACAGCGGGGTGCGCTGCATGACCACGCCCTGCCCCTACTTCATCGCCACCCGGCCGGACCGGCCCGGCGACGAGCCCATCCAGGTGCACGAGGTGGACACGGCCGCGCTCGGCGTCAGCGACGAGAAGCGCGCCAGCATCCTGGAGGTCGCCAACGGGAACCCTGGCCTCAAGGTGGAGGGCACCCTGGACACCGTGCCCAACGCGGGCCCCGCCGGCGCCGCCACGGTGCTGCGCGTCCGCCGGGTCGTCGAGGGTCAGTAG